The Candidatus Palauibacter australiensis region GCGCGTACGACCCGGAGGCGGCGAACGGCGCCTACCGGGAGTGGCTCGACTCGGACCCGTTCGACTGCGGCCTAACGATCCGCGCCGGCCTGCTCGGAAACCCGCGCCGCGAGAGCCAGGCCAACGGGGCGCTAATGCGCATCGGTCCGCTGGGCATCTTCGGCTGCCGCCATCCACTCGACGCGGTCGCGCGCTGGGCGCGGGAAGACGCCCGCCTCACGCACCCGCACCGCGTCTGTCTCGACGCGAACGCGCTGTTCGCGATGGCGCTCGCGCACGCCATCGACCGCGGCCCGACGCCACGCGCGTTGTACGATCGGATCGCCGCGTGGGCGAACGAGGAGGGGATCTGCCCGGACGTGCGGGCGTGTGTCGAGGCAGCCGCCGCCGGGCCGCCTGACGACTACATGACGCACATGGGCTGGGTCCTGATCGCGCTCCGCAACGCGCTGTGGCAGCTGCGGCACGCGCCGTCGCTCGAGGAGGGCGTGATCGACAGCGTGATGAGGGGCGGCGACACCGACACGAACGCCGCGATCTGCGGGGCGCTCCTGGGCGCGGTCCACGGGCTGGAGGCCGTGCCCGCGCGCTGGACCGGGCCGATCCTCCGCTGCCGCCCCGAAGCGGACCGACCCGGCGTCCGGCGCCCTCGCCCGAAGCCCTACTGGCCGACCGACGCCCTCAACCTCGCCGCTCAGCTCCTGCGTCCGGAACCCCCCGCGAGCTGAACGAGCCGCCGCGCGGGCCGGTCGTCGCGTCAGAGGCCGATGGAGCCTTCGAGACTGGATCGGGGGACTTCGAAGGCGTTGACGAGGGGGAGAGCCTGGGGACGGATTTCGGCGCAGAGCGCGGTCACGGTGCGGCGGATGGCCTTGCTCTTGGGCGGATCCAGATAGCCCTGCTCCAGGAACCACGCCGCCTCGCGCTCGATCGTGGCGAGCGCGTAGAGGCAGCGCAGGCGCTCGAGCCACTCGGCGACGCCGGAACTCGGCGTCCGCCCCTCGGCCGCGGTCATCGAGCGCAGGACCTCGCACTCGACGTGGGCCCGTGCGGCCGTGAGCGCGTGATGCTGGCAGTCCGTGAGGGCATCGAACGAGGTCATCCTGCGCGCGACCCGGTGCCGGACCCTCCGGGCCAGGGAAAGAACGAGATCCGAGCGGCGGGCATCGAGAACCGCGTCGTGGAACCCGGGGTCACGCAGGTGGGCTTCGCTCGTCTTCCGTGAGATGATCCAGTTGCGCTCGGCGATCGCGCGCCGCGCGCGGCCGGCGGCGAAGCGCGCGATGCCGAGCGCGCCGAGATCGCCGAACTGCTGGCGGAAGCCCGTGAGGAGATCCTTCGCCACGAGCTGCATGAGGACGGTGTTGTCACCCTCGAAGGTCGTGAACACGTCGCTGTCCGCCTTGAGCGCCGCGAAGCGGTTGTGCGCGAGGTAGCCGCGCCCCCCGCACGACTCCCGGCAGGTCTGGATGGTGTCCGTCGCGTGCCACGAGGCGCAGGCCTTGAGGCCGGCCGCGGTAGCCTCGAGGCGTCGCCGGCGCGCCGGATCCCCGACCTCCGATTCGCCGGAGTCCCCCGGTTCCCCTTCCGCAGTCACCGCGGCCACGTACTCCGCCTGCAGATCGTGGAGGGCGAAATTGAGCGCGTACGTCGTGGCGAGGCGCGGGAGCAGTCGCCGCTGGTGGGCGGGATAGTCGAGCAGAATGCGCTCGGCCTCGCCCGGCGGACCGAACTGCCGGCGCCGCGCCCCATACCGGACCGCGATCGTGAGGGCGACCTTCGTCGCGCTGAGCGCCGCGCTCGCGACGGCCACGCGGCCGCTCACGAGCGTGCCGAGCATGGTGAAGAAACGCCGGGCCGGGCTCGCGATCGGACTCCGATAGGCCCCCTGATCGTCGATGGAGGCGAAGCGGTCGAGGAGGTTTCCCCGCGGCACGCGCACGCGATCGAAGTGGAGGCGTCCGTTGTCCACGCCGTTCAGGCCGAGCTTCTCGCCGCAGTCCTCGATCGTCACGCCGGGCAGCGGCCCTCCGTCCTCGCCGCGGATGGGGACGAGGATCGCGTGCACGCCGCGCCCTTCCCCTTCGACCTCGAGTTGCGCGAACACGGTGGCGAGGCGGCCGTCCCGCGCGGCGTTCCCGATGTAGTCCTTGCGCGCTCCCGGAACGGGAGTGTGGACCACGATCTCCCGCGTCCCGTCGTCGTACACAGCCGTCGTCTGAATGTCCTGGACGTTGGACCCGTGCAGCGTCTCGCTCATCGCGAAACACCCCGGGAGCGCCAGCGTGCCCGCGTCCCTCAGGTACTTCTCGTGGTGTCGCCGCGACCCGAGCTGGTGGATGCTGCCGCCGAAGAGCCCGAACTGGACGCCGAACTTCGTGAGCAGGCTGAGGTCGAAGAAGGCGAGCGTCTCGAAGGTGGCGATGAAGGCCGCGGGGTCTTCCCCACCCCCGAACTCCGCGGGGTAGCTGAGGGCCCCGAGTCCCTCGTCGGCAAGCGCGCGGCACC contains the following coding sequences:
- a CDS encoding ADP-ribosylglycohydrolase family protein, whose translation is MNAPPADVPAGTSRGEDAKLDRARGCLIGLIAGDSLGSLVEFQSPEDIRLRYPDGVRDLEDGGTFDTLAGQPTDDSEMALALARTLIARGAYDPEAANGAYREWLDSDPFDCGLTIRAGLLGNPRRESQANGALMRIGPLGIFGCRHPLDAVARWAREDARLTHPHRVCLDANALFAMALAHAIDRGPTPRALYDRIAAWANEEGICPDVRACVEAAAAGPPDDYMTHMGWVLIALRNALWQLRHAPSLEEGVIDSVMRGGDTDTNAAICGALLGAVHGLEAVPARWTGPILRCRPEADRPGVRRPRPKPYWPTDALNLAAQLLRPEPPAS
- a CDS encoding acyl-CoA dehydrogenase family protein produces the protein MAGPESLAFHPLLYVAWADGELAAEELAMLRGHLREAGLPEGALAAWLDPGAPPSAERLLHLLDEVRRRAAEVSPERRRSLTELGIAIAEADGEHPTREERAAILRIEEALCLGGPDAVATLFDPARPIAPLPDVRPRFDAGAMARFLAGPAPETRKRVCAVLSDGRFKPTTGLSTADYRARVSEWCRALADEGLGALSYPAEFGGGEDPAAFIATFETLAFFDLSLLTKFGVQFGLFGGSIHQLGSRRHHEKYLRDAGTLALPGCFAMSETLHGSNVQDIQTTAVYDDGTREIVVHTPVPGARKDYIGNAARDGRLATVFAQLEVEGEGRGVHAILVPIRGEDGGPLPGVTIEDCGEKLGLNGVDNGRLHFDRVRVPRGNLLDRFASIDDQGAYRSPIASPARRFFTMLGTLVSGRVAVASAALSATKVALTIAVRYGARRRQFGPPGEAERILLDYPAHQRRLLPRLATTYALNFALHDLQAEYVAAVTAEGEPGDSGESEVGDPARRRRLEATAAGLKACASWHATDTIQTCRESCGGRGYLAHNRFAALKADSDVFTTFEGDNTVLMQLVAKDLLTGFRQQFGDLGALGIARFAAGRARRAIAERNWIISRKTSEAHLRDPGFHDAVLDARRSDLVLSLARRVRHRVARRMTSFDALTDCQHHALTAARAHVECEVLRSMTAAEGRTPSSGVAEWLERLRCLYALATIEREAAWFLEQGYLDPPKSKAIRRTVTALCAEIRPQALPLVNAFEVPRSSLEGSIGL